In SAR324 cluster bacterium, one genomic interval encodes:
- a CDS encoding methyltransferase domain-containing protein, with protein sequence MTNRNAAEVVAETYYDSSDADIFYERVWGGEDIHIGIYGPGQAIFESSRKTVALMASKLELNANVNVLDLGAGYGGAARYLAQSFGCKVNCLNLSQVQNARNQLLSRQQDLEHLVTVTHGSFESIPADDNSIDVIWSQDAFLHSGDKCKVIQEIARVLKPNGELIFTDPMQADDCPPDVLQPVFDRLSLDSMGSFSLYRQLLEADGLAEIESQDLTAHLGTHYASVKKKLEEGYEELKRDISTEYLDKMIMGLQYWVAAEASHYLAWGILHYRKRDGEQ encoded by the coding sequence ATGACGAATAGAAATGCAGCTGAGGTTGTCGCTGAAACCTACTATGATAGTTCAGACGCGGACATTTTTTATGAGCGGGTGTGGGGTGGGGAAGATATTCACATCGGTATCTACGGGCCTGGTCAGGCTATTTTTGAATCTAGCCGTAAAACTGTTGCGCTCATGGCGTCAAAACTTGAGTTGAATGCCAATGTCAACGTCCTCGATTTAGGTGCGGGCTACGGTGGAGCAGCGCGTTATTTGGCGCAGAGTTTTGGTTGTAAAGTCAATTGTCTCAATCTTAGCCAAGTTCAAAATGCGCGCAACCAATTGCTTAGCCGGCAGCAAGATCTGGAGCATTTGGTGACTGTCACTCATGGCAGTTTCGAAAGTATTCCTGCCGATGACAATAGTATCGATGTTATTTGGTCTCAAGATGCGTTCTTACATAGCGGTGATAAATGCAAAGTTATTCAAGAAATCGCGAGGGTTCTCAAACCCAATGGTGAATTGATCTTTACAGATCCGATGCAAGCTGACGATTGTCCACCAGATGTGTTGCAACCGGTATTTGATCGTTTAAGCTTGGATTCGATGGGTTCCTTTAGTCTGTATCGCCAATTACTTGAAGCAGATGGGCTTGCTGAAATTGAGTCTCAAGACCTGACTGCGCATTTAGGAACGCATTATGCTAGCGTCAAGAAAAAGTTAGAAGAAGGCTACGAGGAGCTGAAGCGAGATATTAGTACTGAATATCTCGATAAAATGATTATGGGCCTTCAATACTGGGTTGCTGCTGAAGCCAGTCACTACCTGGCCTGGGGTATTCTTCACTACCGTAAAAGAGATGGAGAGCAATAA